In the Streptomyces sp. BHT-5-2 genome, one interval contains:
- a CDS encoding crotonase/enoyl-CoA hydratase family protein yields the protein MSTAVVHTERIGSTLLITLDRPAARNAVNAAVAAGLTAALEELEADPALRVGVLTGAGGTFSAGMDLKAALRGESPEVAGRGFGGLTEAEPAKPLIAAVEGWAMGGGFELALACDLIVAAEDARFGLPEVKRGLIAAGGGVIRLPKRIPHHLAMELLLTGEPVDGRRAGELGLANRVTATGRAVTEALRLAERLAENAPLALAAVKRVVRAADGVPDADAFAFQRGEMATLMASADVREGMTAFAERRAAQWTGR from the coding sequence ATGAGCACTGCCGTAGTACATACCGAACGGATCGGCTCCACCCTGCTGATCACCCTCGACCGCCCGGCGGCCCGCAACGCCGTGAACGCGGCCGTCGCCGCCGGCCTGACCGCCGCACTGGAGGAGCTGGAGGCCGATCCCGCACTCCGGGTCGGTGTACTGACCGGCGCCGGAGGCACCTTCAGCGCGGGCATGGACCTCAAGGCGGCGTTGCGCGGCGAGTCGCCGGAGGTCGCGGGCCGCGGCTTCGGCGGCCTGACCGAGGCCGAGCCCGCCAAGCCGCTGATCGCCGCGGTGGAGGGCTGGGCCATGGGCGGCGGCTTCGAACTGGCCCTGGCCTGCGACCTGATCGTGGCCGCCGAGGACGCCCGGTTCGGACTGCCCGAGGTCAAGCGCGGGCTGATCGCCGCGGGCGGCGGCGTGATCCGGCTGCCCAAGCGGATCCCGCACCACCTGGCCATGGAGCTGCTGCTGACCGGCGAGCCGGTCGACGGCCGCCGGGCCGGCGAGCTGGGCCTGGCCAACCGGGTCACCGCCACCGGCCGGGCCGTCACCGAGGCGCTCCGGCTCGCCGAACGGCTCGCCGAGAACGCCCCGCTCGCGCTGGCGGCCGTCAAGCGCGTCGTCCGCGCCGCCGACGGAGTGCCCGATGCGGACGCCTTCGCCTTCCAACGGGGCGAGATGGCAACCCTGATGGCCTCGGCCGACGTACGCGAGGGCATGACCGCCTTCGCCGAACGCCGCGCCGCGCAGTGGACCGGGCGGTGA
- a CDS encoding terpene synthase family protein, which yields MYDVDSRRLVKAFRRAEACSRPEDFMRRAGNLIQAVEHPHQPPHAIDPFTFALHDIVQDLLRLGATATQMSRLSQAHRAWLFAVAWQMTNQHHGVIPTVNDYPTIRQRTIGGDIHLALFDFLHAQELHDRDLHDPPVRALTEMMFFLGGMDNDLQSPPAKDAIEENHTIFSALVQEEGIDQREARQRAVAMRDQVTYRFLQLHDQTAVRAGKVLRQYLDCLSHTIRGNLDWGVNVPRYSGTSHRTTR from the coding sequence ATGTACGACGTCGATTCGCGGCGCCTCGTCAAAGCGTTCCGGCGCGCCGAGGCATGCAGCCGTCCGGAGGACTTCATGCGACGGGCAGGCAACCTGATCCAGGCGGTCGAGCACCCGCACCAGCCCCCGCACGCCATCGATCCCTTCACCTTCGCCCTGCACGACATCGTCCAGGACCTGCTCCGCCTCGGAGCCACTGCCACCCAGATGAGCCGTCTGAGCCAGGCACACCGTGCTTGGCTCTTCGCGGTGGCCTGGCAGATGACCAACCAGCACCACGGCGTCATCCCCACCGTCAACGACTACCCCACCATCCGACAGCGCACCATCGGCGGAGATATCCACCTCGCGCTGTTCGACTTCCTGCATGCACAGGAGCTGCACGATCGCGACCTCCATGACCCGCCAGTCCGTGCCCTCACGGAGATGATGTTCTTCCTCGGCGGCATGGACAACGATCTGCAGTCCCCTCCGGCCAAAGACGCCATCGAAGAGAACCACACCATCTTCAGTGCCCTCGTGCAGGAAGAAGGCATCGACCAACGCGAGGCCCGCCAACGAGCAGTGGCCATGCGTGACCAGGTCACCTACCGCTTCTTGCAGCTGCACGACCAGACGGCCGTCCGCGCCGGAAAAGTGCTCCGCCAGTATCTGGACTGCTTGAGTCACACCATTCGAGGCAACCTCGACTGGGGAGTCAACGTGCCACGCTACAGCGGCACTTCACACCGAACGACTCGCTAA
- a CDS encoding 3-hydroxyacyl-CoA dehydrogenase NAD-binding domain-containing protein, which produces MTREFHTAAVIGAGTIGLSWAALFAAHGLTVRVSDPRPDLAEAVSQALAQYSPHLAARGLDVTGLADRVHITADAAEAVRDADVVQENGPERVEFKKDLFTALARQAPGHALLLSSSSAIPASAFTRELADEAAARVLIGHPFNPPHLVPLVEVVPGERTGEDAVQAAVDFYALVGRTPVVERKEIPGFVGNRLQNALSREAVYLVEQGVVTPEDLDKVMTNSLGLRWATVGPFLGSHLGGGPGGYRHLVEHIGASMQQMWDGLGRPAQGADEQERLIAAVERAYGSTAYSELAETRDRTQLAVLDALDAATRNATTTTPEQEEEN; this is translated from the coding sequence ATGACCCGCGAGTTCCACACGGCCGCGGTGATCGGGGCCGGCACGATCGGCCTGTCCTGGGCGGCCCTGTTCGCCGCGCACGGCCTGACCGTCCGGGTGAGCGACCCGCGACCCGACCTCGCCGAGGCCGTGTCCCAGGCCCTGGCCCAGTACTCCCCGCACCTGGCCGCCCGCGGCCTGGACGTGACCGGCCTCGCCGACCGGGTGCACATCACGGCCGACGCCGCCGAAGCAGTCCGGGACGCGGACGTCGTCCAGGAGAACGGCCCCGAGCGCGTCGAGTTCAAGAAGGACCTGTTCACCGCTCTCGCCCGCCAGGCGCCCGGGCATGCGCTGCTGCTCAGCTCCTCGTCGGCGATCCCGGCGAGCGCGTTCACACGGGAGCTGGCGGACGAGGCGGCCGCCCGGGTCCTGATCGGCCACCCCTTCAACCCGCCGCACCTGGTCCCGCTGGTCGAGGTCGTCCCCGGCGAGCGCACCGGCGAGGACGCCGTACAGGCCGCGGTGGACTTCTACGCCTTGGTCGGCCGCACCCCGGTCGTCGAGCGCAAGGAGATCCCCGGCTTCGTCGGCAACCGCCTGCAGAACGCCCTCAGCCGCGAGGCGGTGTACCTCGTCGAACAGGGTGTCGTCACCCCCGAGGACCTCGACAAGGTCATGACCAACTCGCTGGGCCTGCGCTGGGCCACGGTCGGGCCGTTCCTCGGCTCGCACCTGGGCGGCGGACCCGGCGGGTACCGGCACCTGGTCGAGCACATCGGTGCCTCGATGCAGCAGATGTGGGACGGCCTCGGCCGGCCCGCACAGGGCGCGGACGAACAGGAACGGCTCATCGCGGCCGTGGAGCGGGCCTACGGATCCACCGCGTACTCGGAACTCGCCGAGACGCGCGACCGCACGCAACTGGCGGTCCTTGACGCACTGGACGCCGCCACCCGGAACGCCACGACGACCACCCCCGAGCAGGAAGAGGAGAACTGA
- a CDS encoding lanthionine synthetase LanC family protein, producing the protein MTAEATSTAVEEVEAWAADALRWLLSSARDAGGNGLAWAATPSDDEPDPTFYSGTAGVIAVLLEAWRHFDDDGYGDAAVRAARSVSAAVESQENNSLYFGLTGMALALRAVHDELGAPDGAALRALDLVRARFDGTRWGDWFDLMGGNAGIGLGALALGDVDLAVLAVEPYLRTAEPTPAGVHWEAERGRPSRFHHISHGTLGIIHALARVGRAVDRPDLVELARAGAADVVARNEARPAGFLVPHSEPQDHPELTARYSYGWCHGPSGDAQVFRLLRDISDDPTWQNLADNCWYTVTRSGLPRRLRPGFWDNNGRCCGTAGVLALACDRIAEQGDRPDFARLLVTDLLSRATHDADGVRWSNLEHRTIPSTLEPRTGWASGNAGIVRELLRYIRICRGADPTYAVTWPDQPAVPSAPPTPTRRWRQDCRVP; encoded by the coding sequence ATGACGGCGGAAGCGACAAGCACGGCAGTGGAGGAGGTCGAAGCGTGGGCAGCGGATGCTCTGCGCTGGTTGCTGAGCAGCGCGCGGGATGCCGGAGGCAACGGTCTGGCCTGGGCTGCCACACCGTCCGATGACGAGCCCGACCCCACGTTCTACAGCGGAACGGCAGGTGTCATCGCCGTTCTCCTGGAAGCATGGCGGCACTTCGACGATGATGGGTACGGCGATGCCGCCGTGCGCGCTGCCCGCAGCGTATCCGCCGCCGTCGAGAGCCAGGAAAACAACTCCCTGTACTTCGGCCTGACCGGCATGGCACTCGCCTTACGGGCGGTCCACGACGAACTGGGTGCTCCGGACGGCGCCGCCCTTCGGGCCCTGGACCTGGTGCGCGCACGTTTCGACGGCACACGCTGGGGCGACTGGTTCGACCTGATGGGCGGCAACGCCGGTATCGGACTGGGGGCGTTGGCGTTGGGTGATGTGGACTTGGCCGTGCTCGCGGTGGAGCCCTACCTGCGCACGGCCGAGCCGACCCCGGCAGGCGTTCACTGGGAAGCGGAGAGGGGCCGGCCTTCGCGGTTCCATCACATCTCGCACGGCACGCTCGGCATCATCCACGCCCTGGCCCGGGTCGGCCGGGCCGTCGACCGGCCGGATCTGGTCGAGTTGGCTCGCGCGGGCGCTGCGGACGTCGTGGCGCGCAACGAGGCCCGCCCGGCCGGTTTCCTCGTTCCTCATTCCGAACCGCAGGACCATCCCGAACTCACCGCACGCTACAGCTACGGCTGGTGTCACGGCCCGTCCGGCGACGCCCAGGTCTTCCGACTGCTCCGGGACATCTCCGACGATCCCACGTGGCAGAACCTCGCCGACAACTGCTGGTACACCGTGACCCGGTCCGGTCTGCCACGCCGCCTGCGGCCCGGATTCTGGGACAACAACGGGCGGTGCTGCGGCACAGCCGGCGTCCTGGCGCTGGCCTGCGACCGCATCGCCGAGCAGGGCGACCGCCCCGACTTCGCTCGGCTCCTCGTCACGGACCTCCTCTCCCGAGCGACCCACGACGCCGACGGAGTGCGATGGTCCAACCTCGAACACCGGACCATCCCAAGCACCCTCGAACCTCGCACCGGTTGGGCGTCGGGCAACGCCGGCATCGTCCGTGAACTGCTGCGCTACATCCGAATATGCCGGGGAGCCGACCCGACGTACGCGGTCACCTGGCCGGACCAGCCGGCGGTGCCTTCGGCACCTCCAACGCCGACTCGGCGTTGGAGGCAGGACTGCCGAGTGCCGTGA
- a CDS encoding CaiB/BaiF CoA-transferase family protein, with amino-acid sequence MTKDIADSVAGPLDGIRVIDLSTVVMGPYAAQILGDLGADVIKIESPADTVRVGHYRTTPGMTPLNLNVNRNKRSVSLNLKDATERERALRLVETADVLITNMRPGALKRLGLSYEDIAARNPGLVYAHAQGFRSDSDRAGTAAYDETVQAASGLVDIADRALGEPVYLPTIIGDKVSSLTIAYSVLAALLHRDRTGAGQLVEIPMTDTLIAFNLVEHLAGHTYEPELGPTGFPLSMTKGHRAVRTKDGLACVIPYNPQNFRDFFTVAGRPDLAADPRVCGEAIDGADHEALAALIDVCAPALTTAEWVEVCAEHSIPMAPVLELDRAHEDPYVRDGRLLDSVEHPTEGTIRTIGIPVRFSVTPGTIRRLAPVAGQDTAEVLAELDAAR; translated from the coding sequence ATGACGAAGGACATCGCGGACAGCGTTGCCGGCCCTCTGGACGGCATACGCGTGATCGATCTCTCGACCGTGGTGATGGGCCCCTACGCGGCCCAGATCCTCGGGGACCTGGGCGCCGACGTGATCAAGATCGAGTCGCCCGCCGACACCGTCCGCGTGGGCCACTACCGCACCACGCCGGGCATGACGCCGCTGAACCTGAACGTCAACCGCAACAAGCGCAGCGTGTCCCTGAACCTCAAGGACGCCACCGAGCGCGAGCGGGCACTGAGGCTGGTGGAGACCGCGGACGTGCTGATCACCAACATGCGGCCCGGCGCACTGAAGCGCCTCGGCCTGTCCTACGAGGACATCGCCGCCCGCAATCCGGGGCTCGTCTACGCGCACGCCCAGGGTTTCCGCAGCGACTCGGACCGGGCCGGCACCGCCGCGTACGACGAGACCGTGCAGGCCGCGTCCGGCCTGGTCGACATCGCCGACCGGGCGCTGGGCGAGCCCGTCTACCTGCCGACCATCATCGGCGACAAGGTCTCCTCGCTGACCATCGCCTACAGCGTGCTCGCCGCCCTGCTGCACCGGGACAGGACCGGGGCCGGCCAGCTCGTCGAGATCCCGATGACGGACACGCTGATCGCGTTCAACCTGGTCGAGCATCTGGCGGGACACACCTACGAGCCCGAACTGGGCCCCACCGGCTTCCCGTTGTCGATGACGAAGGGGCACCGGGCGGTCCGTACCAAGGATGGTCTGGCCTGCGTCATCCCGTACAACCCGCAGAACTTCCGCGACTTCTTCACGGTCGCCGGACGCCCGGACCTCGCCGCGGACCCGCGGGTGTGCGGCGAGGCGATCGACGGCGCCGACCACGAGGCCCTGGCCGCACTGATCGACGTCTGCGCCCCCGCGCTGACCACGGCGGAGTGGGTGGAGGTCTGTGCCGAGCACAGCATCCCGATGGCCCCGGTCCTGGAGCTGGACCGCGCCCACGAAGACCCCTACGTCCGCGACGGCCGTCTGCTCGACTCCGTCGAGCACCCCACCGAGGGCACGATCCGCACCATCGGCATCCCGGTGCGGTTCTCCGTCACCCCCGGCACGATCCGCCGCCTGGCCCCGGTCGCGGGCCAGGACACCGCCGAAGTCCTCGCCGAACTCGACGCCGCCCGCTGA
- a CDS encoding acyl-CoA dehydrogenase family protein, producing the protein MTTTTQPSAVGPIADELTADFYHYESLLPDEERKILLRARALMRDQVKPLVNENWARGEFPRELIGLFRDSGLAGLPYEGYGEHRPAVSNLLTGMLAMEMTRTDASVATFFGVHNGLAMYSVYAGGDQEQRDRWLPEMAAMDKIGAFAMTEPLGGSDVAGGMRTTARREGGTWVLNGAKKWIGNATFADYVVVWARDVDDNHVKGFVVEKGTPGFSPVKIENKLAFRIVENAEITLTDVRVPEANRLQRIGSFRDVAEILRATRGGVAWQALGVMVGAYELALGYARQRRQFGRPIGGFQLVQDLLVKSLGNITASWGMLVQLAQLQDAGIFRDEHSALAKAFVTARMREVVGWSREIFGGNGILLDQDIPRFFADAEAIYSFEGTREMNTLIVGKSITGQSAFV; encoded by the coding sequence ATGACCACCACCACGCAGCCGTCGGCCGTCGGACCGATCGCGGACGAACTGACCGCCGACTTCTACCACTACGAGTCGCTGCTGCCGGACGAGGAGCGCAAGATCCTCCTCAGGGCCCGCGCCCTCATGCGCGACCAGGTCAAGCCGCTGGTGAACGAGAACTGGGCCAGGGGCGAGTTCCCCAGGGAGCTGATCGGCCTGTTCCGCGACAGCGGCCTCGCCGGCCTGCCCTACGAGGGCTACGGCGAGCACCGTCCCGCCGTCAGCAACCTCCTGACCGGCATGCTCGCCATGGAGATGACGCGCACCGACGCCTCGGTCGCCACCTTCTTCGGCGTCCACAACGGCCTTGCCATGTACTCCGTTTACGCCGGCGGCGACCAGGAGCAGCGCGACCGCTGGCTCCCCGAAATGGCCGCGATGGACAAGATCGGCGCGTTCGCGATGACCGAGCCGCTCGGCGGCTCCGACGTCGCGGGAGGCATGCGCACCACCGCCCGCCGCGAGGGCGGGACCTGGGTCCTCAACGGCGCCAAGAAGTGGATCGGCAACGCGACCTTCGCCGACTACGTCGTGGTGTGGGCCCGGGACGTCGACGACAACCACGTCAAGGGCTTCGTCGTCGAGAAGGGCACGCCCGGCTTCAGCCCGGTGAAGATCGAGAACAAGCTCGCCTTCCGGATCGTGGAGAACGCCGAGATCACCCTGACCGATGTCCGGGTCCCGGAGGCCAACCGGCTCCAGCGGATCGGCTCCTTCCGCGACGTCGCGGAAATCCTGCGCGCCACCCGCGGCGGGGTCGCCTGGCAGGCACTGGGCGTCATGGTCGGCGCCTACGAACTGGCGCTGGGCTACGCCCGGCAGCGCCGGCAGTTCGGCCGCCCGATCGGCGGCTTCCAGCTCGTCCAGGACCTGCTGGTCAAGAGCCTGGGCAACATCACCGCGTCCTGGGGCATGCTGGTGCAGCTCGCCCAGCTGCAGGACGCCGGCATCTTCCGCGACGAACACTCCGCCCTGGCCAAGGCGTTCGTCACCGCACGGATGCGGGAGGTCGTCGGCTGGAGCCGGGAGATCTTCGGCGGCAACGGCATCCTCCTGGACCAGGACATCCCCCGGTTCTTCGCCGACGCCGAGGCGATCTACTCCTTCGAGGGCACCCGTGAGATGAACACCCTCATCGTCGGCAAGTCGATCACCGGCCAGAGCGCCTTCGTCTGA
- a CDS encoding MFS transporter — protein sequence MSYRTALTLPHARNLFAAALLARLCYGLLSLPLLLALREGTDSYAVAGATTGLFGLVAALLGPVRARLVERHHVALMIMAVCYALLLSALAAACAARVPALLTASLAVLAGACTPPVGPLMRTLWGRLTTDEAQHQCALSLDTAGESTVFALGPVLGGLLVAASSAPAVLMVCAALVITGFGLLATGLRRSPAGVRVGSPAARARSPLRAVGFAPLLLLVLAVAAALSLFEVAVLAAWGTLVAGVLTTLFSVGGVLGGLVYGRRHWRGALAHRPLILAASCTVCYALPALVCSAPAAGVALLLAGACTDVLLITAYQRVDRLVPEGSRTEAGAWINTAYNLGAAMGTAVGGALVDHSGSPAAFAVTSGLLGICTLICALICAPLTLRRHAPDAAEESAPPRSEQPEPMATSPGSA from the coding sequence GTGTCCTATCGCACCGCCCTCACACTGCCCCACGCCCGCAACCTGTTCGCCGCCGCCCTGCTCGCGCGGCTCTGCTACGGACTGCTCAGCCTCCCCCTGTTGCTCGCGCTGCGGGAGGGCACCGACTCCTACGCCGTGGCCGGTGCGACCACCGGCTTGTTCGGACTGGTCGCCGCCCTGCTCGGACCCGTCAGGGCCCGACTGGTTGAGCGTCATCACGTCGCGCTGATGATCATGGCCGTCTGCTACGCCCTGCTCCTGTCCGCACTGGCCGCGGCCTGTGCCGCTCGCGTGCCGGCCCTGCTCACCGCCTCCCTCGCCGTACTGGCGGGGGCGTGCACACCGCCGGTCGGCCCGCTGATGCGGACCCTGTGGGGCAGGCTGACGACGGACGAGGCGCAGCATCAGTGTGCGTTGAGCCTGGATACGGCAGGGGAGTCCACCGTCTTCGCGCTCGGCCCCGTCCTCGGCGGCCTCCTCGTCGCAGCCTCCTCCGCACCGGCCGTGCTCATGGTGTGCGCGGCACTGGTCATCACCGGCTTCGGCCTGCTGGCGACGGGCTTGCGCCGGTCCCCTGCCGGCGTGCGTGTGGGCTCGCCCGCCGCTCGTGCTCGAAGCCCCCTGCGCGCCGTGGGGTTCGCACCGCTGCTGTTGCTCGTGCTGGCTGTCGCAGCTGCTCTGAGCCTCTTCGAGGTGGCGGTTCTCGCTGCCTGGGGAACGCTGGTGGCCGGGGTGCTGACCACCCTGTTCTCAGTCGGTGGAGTCCTCGGCGGCCTGGTCTACGGCCGCCGCCACTGGCGTGGCGCCCTCGCACACCGACCGCTGATCCTGGCCGCTTCCTGCACGGTCTGCTACGCGCTCCCCGCCTTGGTGTGCTCCGCACCAGCCGCAGGCGTCGCCCTGCTGCTTGCCGGAGCGTGCACCGACGTCCTCCTGATCACGGCCTACCAACGCGTCGACCGGCTCGTACCCGAAGGCTCACGCACCGAAGCCGGCGCATGGATCAACACTGCCTACAACCTTGGGGCGGCAATGGGGACGGCCGTCGGCGGTGCCCTCGTCGACCACTCCGGCTCACCGGCGGCCTTCGCCGTCACCAGCGGACTCCTCGGCATCTGCACACTGATCTGCGCACTGATCTGCGCACCGCTCACACTTCGACGCCACGCGCCGGACGCGGCAGAAGAGTCGGCACCGCCCCGGTCCGAACAACCCGAACCGATGGCCACCTCGCCGGGGTCGGCCTGA
- a CDS encoding acetoacetate decarboxylase gives MKAEEVRQHVTTPLTSPAFAPMVPRFTDREYLNVVYRTDPDALRAVVPEPLRIDEPLVRFEVMKMGDVSGYGPYTEAGQAIPVSFEGERGEYLHAMYLDNFPATASGREVAAYPKVIGSPRLHVDAGALVGTLDHGTLRVATATMGYKHHELDRREAEAQITVPTFMLKIIPGYDGSPRVQELVRTRITDVTVKGAWTGPARLQLFQHVLAPLADLPVLEVVSASHLLTDLTLAGVEPVHDYLGHDHRKGATS, from the coding sequence ATGAAGGCCGAGGAGGTACGACAGCACGTCACCACCCCGCTCACCAGCCCGGCGTTCGCGCCGATGGTTCCGCGGTTCACCGACCGCGAGTACCTCAACGTCGTCTACCGCACCGACCCCGACGCCCTGCGGGCCGTCGTCCCCGAACCCCTGCGGATCGATGAGCCGCTGGTCCGCTTCGAGGTCATGAAGATGGGCGACGTCAGCGGATACGGCCCCTACACCGAGGCCGGCCAGGCGATTCCCGTCAGCTTCGAGGGCGAGCGGGGCGAGTATCTGCACGCGATGTACCTCGACAACTTCCCGGCGACCGCCTCCGGCCGCGAGGTCGCCGCCTACCCGAAGGTCATCGGTTCCCCGCGGCTCCACGTCGACGCCGGCGCGCTCGTCGGCACCCTCGACCACGGCACACTGCGGGTCGCCACCGCGACCATGGGCTACAAACACCACGAACTGGACCGGCGCGAGGCCGAGGCACAGATCACCGTGCCGACCTTCATGCTCAAGATCATCCCCGGCTACGACGGTTCGCCGCGGGTGCAGGAACTCGTCCGCACCCGCATCACCGACGTCACCGTCAAGGGGGCCTGGACCGGGCCCGCCCGGCTCCAGCTGTTCCAGCACGTGCTCGCCCCGCTGGCCGACCTGCCGGTGCTGGAGGTCGTCTCCGCCAGCCACCTCCTCACCGACCTGACGCTGGCGGGCGTCGAACCGGTCCACGACTACCTCGGGCACGATCACCGGAAGGGAGCCACGTCATGA